The Sulfuricystis thermophila genome segment GCAGGCCGGCACGGTGGCGATGAGGTGCGGGATGCCGAATTCGCGGCAGATCGGGCCGGTGACGAAACTGTTGGTCGCGGTGACCATCACGCACAGATCCCCGTCGTCACGGTGGCGGGCGACGAGCTGGCGTGCGCTCGGGGTGATCAGCGGCAGGATGCGTGTGGCCATGAACTCGCGATGCCAGGCGTCGAGCTGGCGGCGATCGTGGCGCGCCAGCGGCGCGAGCTGGAATTTCAGGAAGGCGTGGATGTCGAGCGTGCCCGCCTTGTAGTCTTCGTAGAAAGCCAGGTTTCTTGCTTCATGGACTTCGCGGTCGAGCACCCCTTTCGAGATCAGGAACTGCGCCCACTCGAAATCGGAGTCGCCGGCAAGCAGGGTGTTGTCGAGATCAAACAGGGCGAGATTCATCGTCAGTGGGAACGAGGGTGAGTTGCAGGGCTTCCTTGAGCAAGGGCAGGGTGGCGTGCTGTTTGCGTTCGAGGGTCGTGCGGTCGAGGTGGTCGAGTACCGCCATCAGGGAGGGCAGATCGCGCCGACCGTGGGCGAGCAGGTAGCGCACCAGACCGTCGTCCACTTTCAGGCCGCGTTCGAGCGCATGGCGGCGCAGCGCGGCGGCCTTCTCCTCGTCGTTGAGCGTCTTGACGGCGTAGATCAGCGTCTGGCCGATGCG includes the following:
- a CDS encoding HAD family hydrolase produces the protein MNLALFDLDNTLLAGDSDFEWAQFLISKGVLDREVHEARNLAFYEDYKAGTLDIHAFLKFQLAPLARHDRRQLDAWHREFMATRILPLITPSARQLVARHRDDGDLCVMVTATNSFVTGPICREFGIPHLIATVPACEDGRFTGAPRGIPAFKEGKITRLNLWFEEMGLWWGAFEHSTFYSDSHNDLPLLERVTHPVAVDPDDTLRAHAAARGWPILSLRV